A window of the Desulforapulum autotrophicum HRM2 genome harbors these coding sequences:
- a CDS encoding ferritin-like domain-containing protein — translation MNSQDIFKNALIYERKIRDLYLSAVDTIDDDRGKSIFKALADDEQSHIDFLEHGLDLLAQEREIDIESLKSDISPVVDDGIEQMKDRIPEQMLGDVKRVLNAALGLEIETSRFYKKACENSQGPIREMLEKFYEIEQRHVEVVQVQLDYATGSGYWFNFMEKDMED, via the coding sequence ATGAATTCCCAGGATATTTTTAAAAATGCATTGATCTATGAGCGAAAGATTCGAGATCTGTATCTGTCCGCAGTAGACACCATTGACGATGACAGGGGAAAATCCATTTTTAAGGCCCTGGCCGATGATGAACAATCCCACATTGATTTTCTGGAACACGGTCTGGATCTGCTTGCCCAGGAAAGAGAGATTGACATTGAAAGCCTGAAATCCGACATCTCGCCAGTGGTTGATGATGGGATTGAGCAGATGAAAGATCGGATTCCAGAACAGATGCTCGGCGATGTCAAGCGGGTCCTGAATGCAGCCCTGGGCCTGGAAATTGAAACCAGCCGTTTTTATAAAAAAGCCTGCGAAAATTCCCAGGGCCCCATCAGGGAGATGCTCGAGAAGTTTTATGAGATTGAACAGCGCCATGTGGAGGTGGTTCAGGTTCAACTGGATTATGCAACCGGCAGCGGATACTGGTTCAATTTCATGGAAAAGGATATGGAAGATTAA
- a CDS encoding FMN-binding protein: MSETRPDKNSRKNVIRFALLVSFVCSLLISGAASGLKGFQQENIALDKRVNLLKAANLVEPGKKPSKDEINRLYDAHIEEAIVDSQGKILEQVDPNALHLYLYKSDGRIQGYILPINSRGLWGKIQGYLAFKADGETVSGFSIFNHSETPGLGGEIESAWFQKNFKGKKIVNAQNKFVSVGIAKGKVANLPASEQENYVDGISGATLTGKYLSEGIKSTLVKYDAVSITFRQHDLIPKGAGTPEPAPVKK; encoded by the coding sequence ATGTCTGAAACCCGACCGGATAAAAACAGCCGAAAAAATGTGATTCGTTTTGCCCTGCTGGTTTCATTTGTATGCAGTCTGCTCATCAGTGGTGCGGCAAGCGGTTTAAAGGGGTTTCAGCAGGAGAACATCGCCCTTGATAAACGCGTTAACCTTCTCAAGGCTGCCAACCTGGTTGAGCCGGGTAAAAAACCTTCAAAGGATGAAATCAACCGCCTCTATGACGCCCATATTGAGGAGGCAATTGTGGACAGCCAGGGGAAAATTCTTGAACAAGTGGATCCCAATGCCCTGCACCTCTACCTGTACAAGAGTGACGGCCGTATCCAGGGGTATATCCTGCCCATCAACAGTCGGGGGTTGTGGGGTAAGATCCAGGGATATCTTGCCTTTAAGGCGGACGGTGAGACCGTGTCCGGATTTTCAATCTTCAACCATTCAGAGACCCCGGGGCTGGGCGGAGAGATTGAAAGTGCCTGGTTTCAGAAAAATTTCAAGGGTAAAAAGATCGTTAACGCCCAGAACAAGTTTGTCTCGGTGGGCATTGCCAAGGGTAAAGTGGCAAATCTGCCTGCATCGGAACAGGAAAATTATGTGGACGGCATCAGCGGGGCCACCCTGACCGGGAAGTACCTCTCCGAGGGCATTAAATCCACCCTGGTCAAGTATGATGCCGTTTCGATCACCTTTCGGCAGCATGACCTGATCCCAAAAGGTGCAGGCACCCCAGAACCTGCCCCGGTAAAAAAATAA
- a CDS encoding NADH:ubiquinone reductase (Na(+)-transporting) subunit B, translating to MNPIKKIFDLTEPHFTGSGRFARIEPLFDAAKTVFFFPSPVNRVMPFIRDNLDLKRYMTFVLVALVPVILFGIYNTGLQSGIARGQQLDVVAAILLGVRYVLPIIVVSYVVGFFWEILFAVVRKHKISEGFFVTGMLFPLTLPATIPLWQVALGISFGVVMGKEVFGGTGRNILNPALTARAFIFFSYPVSMSGNVWIAGTNGVDAVSSATALATTGVDGGTITQALSQAGFSLTNLFWGFVPGSIGETSALCCLLGGAFLVITRIGNFRIIAGGIIGLVATSLAFYLVPGNASTWGHAGPLYHLCAGGFLFGICFMATDPVSAPGTNPGRWMFGFLIGFLTVVIRVVNPAFVEGTMLAILFMNVFSALLDHGVVKYKSSKRIPNV from the coding sequence ATGAACCCCATAAAAAAAATTTTTGATCTGACCGAGCCCCATTTTACAGGGTCTGGACGTTTTGCCAGGATTGAGCCCCTGTTTGATGCGGCAAAGACGGTTTTCTTTTTCCCGTCGCCTGTGAACCGGGTGATGCCCTTTATCCGGGACAACCTGGACCTTAAACGCTATATGACTTTTGTCCTTGTGGCACTGGTGCCTGTAATCCTGTTCGGCATCTACAATACAGGACTCCAGTCAGGCATTGCCCGGGGCCAGCAACTGGATGTGGTTGCAGCCATTCTCCTGGGTGTACGGTATGTCCTGCCCATCATCGTGGTTTCCTATGTGGTGGGGTTTTTCTGGGAGATTCTCTTTGCCGTTGTGCGTAAACACAAGATCAGCGAAGGGTTCTTTGTCACGGGTATGTTGTTTCCCCTGACCCTGCCCGCCACCATTCCCCTGTGGCAGGTGGCACTTGGCATTTCCTTTGGTGTTGTGATGGGTAAAGAGGTGTTTGGCGGAACCGGCCGAAACATTCTCAATCCCGCCCTCACGGCCCGGGCTTTTATTTTTTTCTCGTACCCGGTTTCCATGTCTGGAAATGTCTGGATTGCAGGCACAAACGGCGTGGACGCTGTTTCCAGTGCCACGGCCCTTGCCACAACCGGTGTTGACGGCGGGACGATCACCCAGGCCCTGTCCCAGGCCGGTTTTTCCCTGACCAACCTTTTTTGGGGGTTTGTGCCGGGCAGCATCGGTGAAACCTCGGCCCTGTGCTGTTTGTTGGGCGGCGCCTTCCTTGTGATTACCCGGATTGGAAATTTTCGCATTATTGCCGGTGGCATCATTGGTCTTGTTGCCACATCCCTTGCCTTCTACCTTGTCCCGGGCAATGCGAGCACCTGGGGCCATGCTGGTCCCCTTTATCATCTGTGCGCCGGCGGGTTTTTGTTCGGCATCTGTTTCATGGCCACCGATCCCGTGTCTGCGCCTGGGACCAATCCCGGTCGCTGGATGTTTGGGTTTCTCATTGGTTTTCTCACGGTGGTGATTCGGGTGGTCAACCCCGCCTTTGTCGAAGGCACCATGCTTGCCATTCTTTTCATGAACGTATTCTCGGCACTGCTGGACCATGGGGTGGTTAAATATAAATCATCAAAGAGGATTCCCAATGTCTGA
- a CDS encoding Na(+)-translocating NADH-quinone reductase subunit A: MEKIKISKGFTTPLAGMPDIGIIELSDPRTLGLSAMDVPHIRAKLMVKEGDRVQTGAPLFYDKRDKSVQYVSPGTGVIQKIVYGERRRLHEVVISLEGAEDFVEFDPISLSALGEVSRQVLVERLKQGGMWQALRQFPAMDTADASHTPSMIIVSLSGNDPFSPDPGVVFEREQTALHFGLEVLKRLSDRIVVTVREGSLERLGKVKSSVTHTVPDIYPAWNPGAVLYHLKKDSAENSSWCIAADHLVMMARFLMTGRYPTQKIITVTRGREHRPHILTRQGAPVKALIGDFIDRSLITTGRFNGRIVEPDDHLGFFENTLNLIDTPDGEELLGFIRPGKAKATVSKTFLSCLFPEPKEVDCTRHGEVRACINCSYCEKICPNDLMPNFIMKALLSDEIENALECGLLDCCQCGLCSYACPSKIELAQILRHGMDALYKDKQ; encoded by the coding sequence ATGGAAAAGATCAAGATTTCCAAAGGATTTACCACTCCCCTTGCCGGCATGCCTGACATTGGCATCATTGAGCTTTCTGATCCCAGAACCCTTGGTCTATCCGCCATGGATGTTCCCCATATCCGGGCCAAACTTATGGTCAAGGAGGGTGACAGGGTCCAGACTGGGGCCCCCCTGTTTTATGACAAGCGGGATAAATCCGTACAATATGTGTCACCGGGCACGGGCGTGATTCAGAAAATCGTGTACGGCGAACGCAGGCGATTGCACGAGGTCGTTATCAGCCTTGAAGGTGCCGAGGATTTTGTTGAGTTTGACCCGATCTCCCTGTCAGCGCTTGGCGAAGTGTCCAGGCAGGTCCTTGTGGAACGCCTTAAACAGGGGGGGATGTGGCAGGCCCTTCGCCAGTTCCCGGCAATGGACACGGCAGACGCCAGCCACACCCCTTCCATGATCATTGTTTCCCTTTCGGGAAACGATCCTTTTTCCCCTGATCCGGGTGTTGTGTTTGAACGAGAGCAGACCGCACTTCATTTTGGCCTTGAGGTGTTGAAACGATTGTCCGACAGGATCGTTGTAACGGTAAGGGAGGGCAGCCTTGAACGGCTGGGAAAGGTGAAGTCTTCGGTTACCCACACGGTGCCCGACATCTATCCTGCCTGGAATCCCGGTGCCGTTCTTTACCATCTCAAAAAAGATTCAGCAGAAAACAGTTCCTGGTGCATCGCCGCAGATCACCTGGTCATGATGGCCAGGTTTTTAATGACCGGCCGATACCCCACCCAAAAGATCATCACTGTCACCCGGGGCAGGGAACATCGTCCCCATATTCTGACCCGACAGGGGGCCCCGGTCAAAGCCCTTATAGGCGATTTTATTGACAGGAGCCTCATCACCACAGGCCGGTTCAACGGCAGGATCGTGGAACCTGACGATCACCTGGGGTTTTTTGAAAATACACTCAACCTCATCGATACCCCGGACGGTGAGGAACTGTTAGGGTTTATCCGTCCGGGCAAGGCCAAGGCAACGGTTTCAAAAACCTTTCTTTCCTGCCTTTTTCCCGAGCCCAAGGAGGTGGACTGCACCCGCCACGGGGAAGTAAGGGCCTGCATCAACTGCAGTTATTGTGAAAAGATCTGTCCTAATGATCTCATGCCCAACTTCATCATGAAGGCCCTGTTGAGCGATGAGATTGAAAACGCCCTGGAGTGCGGTCTTCTGGACTGCTGTCAATGCGGTCTGTGTTCCTATGCCTGCCCGTCCAAGATCGAGCTTGCCCAGATTCTGCGCCATGGAATGGACGCCCTTTATAAGGATAAACAATGA
- a CDS encoding TatD family hydrolase — protein MRLFDSHCHINDPCFEEDFDPMLERASEAGVKAMMIAGVSIETSEKAICLARTHGNIYTAVGIHPHDAEGCTSETIDTLKELAQNDCVRAWGEIGLDFNRMHSPASVQELWFETQMAAAEDLGLPMIFHERDSMGRFQEMVKAFNFKAPQGVVHCFSGTKEEMFSYLDLGFHIGITGILTIKQRGAELRRLAPMIPEDRILIETDAPYLTPAPRKNKVRRNEPAFVKFVMERLAEVRQADIETLSETVWNNTCKLYNVDRPSGS, from the coding sequence ATGAGGCTCTTTGACAGCCATTGCCATATTAACGATCCCTGTTTTGAAGAAGATTTTGACCCAATGCTCGAGCGCGCCAGCGAGGCCGGGGTTAAGGCCATGATGATAGCAGGGGTCAGCATTGAAACATCTGAAAAAGCCATCTGCCTTGCCCGAACACATGGCAATATATATACGGCCGTGGGCATCCATCCCCATGATGCCGAAGGCTGCACCTCTGAAACCATCGATACCTTAAAGGAACTTGCCCAGAACGACTGCGTAAGGGCCTGGGGAGAAATCGGCCTGGACTTTAACCGCATGCACTCGCCGGCCAGTGTTCAGGAACTATGGTTTGAAACCCAGATGGCCGCAGCCGAAGATCTCGGCCTGCCAATGATCTTCCATGAACGAGACTCCATGGGACGGTTCCAGGAAATGGTCAAGGCCTTCAACTTCAAGGCTCCCCAAGGCGTTGTCCACTGTTTTTCAGGAACAAAAGAAGAAATGTTCAGCTACCTTGACCTTGGCTTTCACATCGGCATCACGGGTATCCTTACCATCAAACAACGGGGGGCCGAACTTCGCAGACTGGCCCCCATGATCCCAGAGGATCGCATCCTCATCGAAACGGATGCCCCCTATCTCACCCCTGCCCCCCGGAAAAACAAGGTGCGTCGAAACGAACCCGCCTTTGTAAAATTTGTAATGGAACGGCTGGCCGAGGTTAGACAGGCGGATATTGAAACCTTGTCTGAAACCGTGTGGAACAACACCTGCAAGCTTTACAATGTTGACCGTCCTAGCGGATCATAA
- the cysK gene encoding cysteine synthase A encodes MNILSDLTKGWGCTPLVHLKSLSSRYHATILGKVEAYNPMGSIKDRIGVAMIEAAEREGLITKDTVIVEPTSGNTGIALAFTAAVKGLKLILTMPETMSVERRKLLKHLGATLVLTPGPLGMKGAVEKARAIVAETDNAFMPDQFSNPANPAVHAKTTAEEIWIDTDGKVDILVSGVGTGGTITGVAGVIKQRRPSFRAVAVEPAESPVLSGGAPGPHKIQGIGAGFIPQVLDLSLVDEIVQVASADAMKQAKQLARDEGILCGISSGAAIQAVIDLASKEENREKLMVVILPDTGERYLSTDLFLDSV; translated from the coding sequence ATGAATATTCTATCTGATCTTACAAAGGGCTGGGGATGCACACCCCTTGTCCATTTAAAGAGTTTGAGTTCCAGGTACCATGCAACAATTCTGGGAAAGGTCGAGGCGTACAACCCCATGGGCAGCATAAAGGACCGCATTGGTGTTGCCATGATCGAGGCCGCTGAACGAGAGGGGCTCATCACCAAAGACACTGTCATTGTGGAGCCGACCAGCGGGAATACCGGTATAGCCCTTGCCTTTACAGCGGCGGTCAAGGGGTTGAAACTGATTCTCACCATGCCTGAAACCATGAGTGTGGAGCGACGCAAACTGTTGAAACACCTGGGGGCAACCCTGGTGCTGACACCGGGTCCCCTTGGCATGAAAGGTGCCGTTGAAAAGGCCAGGGCCATTGTGGCTGAGACCGATAATGCATTTATGCCCGATCAGTTTTCCAACCCTGCCAACCCGGCTGTCCATGCAAAAACCACGGCCGAAGAAATCTGGATTGATACCGACGGAAAGGTTGACATCCTTGTGTCAGGGGTCGGCACCGGCGGCACCATCACCGGCGTCGCCGGGGTGATCAAACAGCGGCGGCCGTCGTTCAGGGCTGTTGCCGTGGAGCCGGCTGAGTCTCCTGTTTTGTCCGGTGGCGCCCCCGGACCCCATAAAATCCAGGGTATCGGGGCCGGGTTCATTCCCCAGGTTCTTGATCTTTCCCTTGTGGATGAGATTGTCCAGGTGGCATCCGCCGATGCCATGAAACAGGCAAAACAGCTTGCCCGGGACGAAGGCATCCTTTGCGGTATCTCGTCGGGTGCCGCCATCCAGGCTGTTATCGATCTTGCCTCAAAAGAGGAAAACAGGGAAAAACTCATGGTGGTTATTCTGCCCGACACGGGAGAAAGATATTTGAGCACCGATCTTTTCCTTGACTCTGTTTAG
- a CDS encoding NADH:ubiquinone reductase (Na(+)-transporting) subunit D — MAKEKSNRLDIMVRGIWRENPVAFQVLGICSALAVTVKMSTALVMAVALTVVTACSSFTISLLRKQIPSNIRIIVELAIIASLVIITDEVLKAFFYDTSKQLSIFVGLIITNCIVLGRAEAFALANTPGDSFVDGIANGIGYGLILVAVAFIRELLGSGNIFGIPVIPGFMIEAGYQNMGLMVLAPGAFFIIGLLVWLKNSLPGVSHENK; from the coding sequence ATGGCAAAAGAAAAATCAAACCGATTGGACATAATGGTTCGGGGCATCTGGCGGGAGAACCCAGTGGCGTTCCAGGTGCTCGGCATCTGTTCGGCCCTTGCCGTTACGGTCAAGATGTCAACGGCCCTTGTCATGGCCGTTGCCCTCACCGTTGTCACGGCCTGTTCCAGTTTTACCATCTCGTTGCTGCGTAAACAGATCCCCTCAAACATCCGGATCATTGTGGAGCTTGCCATCATTGCCTCCCTGGTCATCATCACGGACGAGGTGCTCAAGGCCTTTTTCTACGACACCTCAAAGCAGCTATCGATCTTTGTGGGGCTTATCATCACCAACTGCATCGTCCTTGGACGGGCCGAGGCCTTTGCCCTTGCCAACACCCCGGGGGACTCGTTTGTGGACGGTATTGCCAACGGTATAGGATATGGGCTTATCCTTGTGGCTGTGGCCTTTATCAGGGAACTTCTGGGGTCGGGCAATATCTTCGGCATACCCGTTATTCCCGGGTTCATGATAGAAGCCGGGTACCAGAACATGGGGCTCATGGTGCTGGCACCGGGCGCTTTTTTTATTATCGGGCTTCTGGTCTGGCTGAAAAACAGTCTGCCGGGCGTCTCCCATGAAAACAAATAA
- a CDS encoding vWA domain-containing protein, producing the protein MFITFFYKLKEVGVPVSPTAFLTLQKALDRGLVSTLDDFYTTARAVLVKSERYFDLYDQVFAFCFEGVALPDSSGFEVDEVARAMLDEWLKNPKQLANALGIDPAKLADLSPDELIDYFKQRLKDQEGRHEGGNKWIGTGGTSPVGHSGYHPGGMRVGGESRNKSAVKVANERRYKDYSARGPLTQAMVGEALKRLRNMVPTGPRDEINIHDTIYKTMKNAGEIELVFDRSMRDRLKIILAIDNGGWSMDPYISVVQTLFDYARAQFKEVKTVFFHNTIYDHVWEDPQRYRKPLRVDDFTRRDPETRFIVLGDASMAPYELMAADGSIHVSGRSGKPSIERLRFIAETFAHCVWLNPVQESMWGYTHSIMAISSVFPMFELSLDGLEKAVSRLMIR; encoded by the coding sequence ATGTTCATCACATTTTTTTATAAGCTCAAGGAGGTGGGGGTTCCTGTCTCACCCACGGCTTTTTTAACCCTTCAAAAGGCCCTGGACAGGGGGCTTGTCTCAACACTGGATGATTTTTATACCACGGCCAGGGCCGTTCTGGTTAAGAGTGAACGTTATTTTGATCTCTACGACCAGGTGTTTGCCTTCTGCTTTGAAGGTGTCGCGCTCCCCGACAGCAGTGGGTTTGAGGTTGATGAGGTGGCAAGGGCCATGCTTGACGAATGGCTGAAAAATCCCAAACAGCTGGCCAACGCCCTTGGTATTGATCCGGCCAAACTTGCCGATCTCTCCCCGGATGAACTCATCGACTATTTCAAACAGCGGCTCAAAGACCAGGAGGGCCGCCATGAGGGTGGAAACAAATGGATCGGCACGGGCGGCACATCCCCGGTGGGGCACTCGGGCTACCACCCCGGCGGTATGCGGGTCGGTGGAGAGTCCCGGAACAAGTCTGCTGTAAAAGTTGCCAACGAGCGGCGTTACAAGGACTACTCTGCAAGGGGGCCGTTAACTCAGGCCATGGTGGGAGAAGCTTTAAAAAGACTTCGCAACATGGTGCCCACCGGTCCCAGGGACGAGATCAACATCCACGACACTATTTACAAAACCATGAAAAATGCCGGTGAGATCGAGCTTGTTTTTGATCGATCCATGCGGGACCGCCTCAAGATTATCCTTGCCATTGACAACGGGGGGTGGTCCATGGATCCCTACATCTCCGTGGTTCAGACCCTGTTTGACTATGCCCGGGCCCAGTTCAAGGAGGTCAAGACGGTGTTTTTCCACAACACCATCTACGACCATGTGTGGGAAGACCCCCAGCGATATCGGAAGCCCTTACGGGTGGATGATTTTACCCGACGTGATCCTGAAACCCGTTTCATTGTTCTTGGGGATGCCAGCATGGCACCCTATGAACTCATGGCTGCCGACGGTTCCATCCACGTAAGTGGCAGGAGCGGCAAGCCGAGCATTGAGCGCCTGCGTTTCATCGCTGAAACCTTTGCCCATTGTGTGTGGCTCAATCCCGTGCAGGAGTCCATGTGGGGGTATACCCATTCCATCATGGCCATTTCTTCGGTTTTTCCCATGTTTGAACTTTCCCTGGATGGCCTGGAAAAGGCTGTATCCCGTCTTATGATCCGCTAG
- the nqrE gene encoding NADH:ubiquinone reductase (Na(+)-transporting) subunit E produces MGDLFSLFINSVFIGNILLAYFLGMCSFIAVSKNIETATGLGFAVIFVLTVTSPVNWVVYHGLLAPGALAWAGLPNVDLSFLKYITFIAVIAAIVQALEMVIDKYSPLLYAALGVFLPLIAVNCAILGTSLFMVERNYTLVESMVFGAGSGTGWMLAIVSMAAIRKKVQYADVPVGLQGFGITMIVAGLMAMTFMMFSGITL; encoded by the coding sequence ATGGGTGACCTGTTCAGTCTTTTTATTAACTCGGTTTTTATTGGAAATATTCTCCTGGCCTATTTTCTGGGCATGTGTTCGTTCATTGCCGTGTCCAAAAACATTGAAACAGCAACGGGCCTGGGATTTGCCGTAATTTTTGTCCTCACCGTCACAAGCCCGGTAAACTGGGTGGTTTACCACGGACTGCTGGCACCCGGGGCACTGGCCTGGGCCGGGTTGCCCAATGTGGACCTGAGTTTCTTAAAGTATATCACCTTTATTGCGGTCATTGCCGCCATTGTCCAGGCCCTTGAGATGGTCATTGATAAATATTCCCCCCTTCTATATGCGGCCCTTGGCGTTTTTCTTCCCCTGATTGCTGTGAACTGCGCCATCCTGGGTACCTCCCTTTTCATGGTGGAGAGAAACTACACCCTGGTGGAGTCCATGGTCTTTGGCGCAGGCTCGGGCACGGGCTGGATGCTTGCCATTGTCTCCATGGCCGCCATTAGAAAGAAGGTCCAGTACGCCGACGTTCCTGTCGGGCTCCAGGGATTCGGCATCACCATGATCGTTGCAGGGCTCATGGCCATGACCTTTATGATGTTTTCAGGGATTACCCTGTAA
- the epsC gene encoding serine O-acetyltransferase EpsC: protein MEILNASDAACKSEHQFISEHREKLPGVIETVLASMEDETCFAHIGDEPIHFSTSVKVMVDKFREVLFPGYFSKKKLDAANLAYCMGQNISELHDILSEQIVHVMRHDCLRYGQACTDCERRGQEMALAVIEKVPGVRQALAEDVRGAYDGDPAAKSHDEVIFSYPGLFAITVYRIAHILHQLQIPQLPRIMSEHAHSLTGIDIHPGARIGRRFVIDHGTGIVIGETSIIGNNVRIYQNVTIGALSLPPGSGKSLKGKKRHPTIEDDVIVYSGATILGGQTTIGRGSVIGGNVWITESIPADTKVFIETPRLIYRYKERENEYSI, encoded by the coding sequence ATGGAGATCCTCAACGCAAGCGACGCTGCATGCAAGAGCGAACATCAATTCATATCCGAGCACAGGGAAAAGCTTCCCGGTGTAATCGAAACCGTCCTTGCCAGTATGGAGGATGAGACCTGCTTTGCCCACATCGGGGATGAGCCTATCCATTTTTCCACCTCGGTCAAGGTCATGGTGGATAAATTCAGGGAGGTTCTCTTCCCCGGTTATTTCTCGAAAAAAAAGCTTGATGCAGCTAACCTTGCTTACTGCATGGGCCAGAATATTTCCGAGCTCCACGACATTCTGTCCGAGCAGATTGTGCATGTCATGCGCCATGACTGCCTTAGATATGGACAGGCCTGCACGGATTGTGAAAGAAGAGGGCAGGAGATGGCCCTGGCCGTCATTGAAAAGGTGCCCGGAGTCAGACAGGCCCTTGCCGAGGATGTAAGGGGGGCCTATGATGGTGATCCTGCAGCCAAAAGCCATGACGAGGTGATCTTCAGCTATCCCGGGCTCTTTGCCATCACCGTGTATCGGATTGCCCATATTCTTCATCAGCTTCAGATTCCCCAGCTGCCACGGATCATGTCCGAGCATGCCCACAGTCTTACCGGCATCGATATCCATCCCGGCGCCCGGATTGGACGGCGTTTTGTCATTGACCATGGGACGGGTATTGTCATTGGCGAGACAAGCATCATTGGCAACAATGTCAGGATCTATCAGAACGTCACCATTGGAGCGCTTTCCCTGCCACCGGGTTCGGGCAAGAGTCTCAAGGGAAAGAAGCGCCACCCCACCATTGAGGATGATGTCATCGTCTATTCCGGGGCCACCATTCTCGGGGGGCAGACAACCATTGGACGAGGGTCGGTCATTGGCGGAAACGTCTGGATCACCGAATCCATCCCTGCCGATACCAAGGTTTTTATTGAAACCCCCAGGCTTATTTATCGATACAAGGAGAGGGAAAATGAATATTCTATCTGA